The genomic segment GGGCGGTAGCAGTCGGCAAATTATTAGGTGTGGTGACATTCTTAATTACAATGGTCGCACCACTGTTGATATTTGAAGCGATCGCCATTGGTGCTTCTAACCCTCCCATGTCGCCAGTGATTCTTCTAGTTGGTCATTTAGGCTTAATTTTGCTGGCAGCCGCAATTTTATCACTGGGAATGTTTGTTTCTTCCTTAACAGACAGTACAATTCTGGCTGCTGTGATGACCTTTGCCTTAGTTTTATTACTGTTATTTGTGGATTTAATAGCTAAAAGTATAGGCGGCCCCGTGGGCGAAGCGATCGCTCATTTATCATTACTCAAACATTTCAACACCTTTATTCAAGGAATTTTTGACACCAGCGCCTTAATTTTATTTGCTAGTTACATTTTTTTAGGTATCTTTCTCACAGCACAATCAATTGATGCTCTGCGTTTTCAACGGCAATAAATAAGTAGTCATTAGTCATTAGGAGCCAGTGCGTTGGGCGGCTTCGCCGACTTGTAGCAACTGGCGTTCATTGGTTAAGACAAATGACAGAGGACAAAATATGAAAAAAATCACAAAAAAGCAACCTTGGAAATATTTGTTTTGGCTGGGGCCGTTTCTATTTATGGTCGGTTTCACAGCCGGGTTAGTATCTGGTAGCTGGGGACTATTACCCCTAGCATTTATGATTCCCGGAATTGCCATTATTGGATTTTGGGTATTTTGGCAAAGTCAGCACAGCCGTTGGTGGGCGAGTCGTTCTACCCAAGCCGGAACTAATGCGGTTGTTGCGACTGCGGCTGTGTTGGTAATTTTAGGGTTAATTAACTTTTTAGGTGTTCGTTATCAACTACGCCAAGATTTAACTGAAACTCAGTTATTTACCCTTGCACCCCAATCACAAGAATTAGTCCGCCGTCTACCACAAACAGTCAAAATTTGGGTATTTGATACTAATCAAAATCCCCAAGATAGAGAATTATTAGAAAATTATCAACGTCAAAGTTCTAAATTTCAATTTGAATATGTTGACCCCCAAAGCCGACCCGGAATCGCAGAAAGATTTGGGGTGAAAGAATATGGAGAAGTTTATTTAGAATCGGGTAACAAACGCCAATTAGTGCAATCTTTAAATGTCAACGAACGTTTATCAGAAATTAAATTAACTAACCGACTACAACAATTAATTAATTCCACAGTTATTAAAGCTTACTTTGTCCAAGGTCACGGTGAACATCCCCTGACTGGTGGCGAAAGCGGTATTTCTCAAGCTGTGCAAGGATTAAGCGAGAAAGGTTACACCGTTGAACCACTCAATTTAGCTGATAAATTGCAAGTTCCCAATGATGCTGCTGTTGTAGTCGTCGCCGGTGCTAAACGTGGCTTTTTTGACGCAGAGGTGAAAGCTTTACAAGATTATCTCAATCGTGGCGGTAACTTGCTGCTGATGATTGACCCTGATACTGACCCCAAACTCAGTCCTTTATTACAAGAGTGGGGTGTGCGTCTCGATAATCGTTTAGCCGTCGATGTTTCCGGTGCAGGTGTGGGACTTGGCCCCGCAGCACCCATTATCACAGACTACGGACAACACCCAATTACCAAGGATTTTGGCAACGGTATTTCTTTTTATCGCTTGGCTAGACCAGTAGAAATTACCTCCGTGGCTGGTGTTGAGTCTACGCCCCTAGTGCGAACCAAAGCCTATCCTAATAGTTGGGCGGAAAGCGACCTAAAAAGCGAAAAATTAGAATTTAATCCTGACAAAGACCTCAAAGGGCCACTAACTTTAGGCGCGGCGTTGACGAGAAAATTACCTGCTACACCCTCACCGACAACCCAAGCACCAGCAACGCCTACTCCCACAGCTACACCTACACCAACAACCCCAGCACCAGCAACACCTTTACCAACTCCGACAACCCAAGCACAAGCAACGCCCACACCATTACCCACACCAACAACCCAACCAACGCCCACACCCACAACAGCCGAGAAATCTGAACAAACTCCAAAAGAATCACGCTTAGTAGTCTTCGGAAATTCAGATTTTGCTACCGATGGAGTATTTCAACAGCAATTAAATGGTGATGTATTCCTCAACTCTGTATCTTGGCTGAGTCAACAGGATCAGCAGACTCTTTCCATTCGTCCCAAAGAACCGAAAAATCGTCGCATCACTTTATCAACATCACAAGCCAATGTTTTAACATTGTCATCTTTGTTGGTATTACCTTTGCTTGGCTTTTTAACAGCCGCTTTCATTTGGTGGCGAAGAAGATAAGAACTTAGGGAGTTGGGAGTAGGTGAACAGAGATAGATCCATTTAATGATTAAGGGTACTCCAAAAAATAAATTATCCAATTTTGTTCACTCAACAAGACCTCTATCTCCGTTGTCCTCCTTGTCTCCCTTGTCCTCCTTGTCTTCCTTGTCGCTAAATAATGGATATTTTTTTAATTGTCAGTCCCTAACTAAACAATGAAATTTCCAAAGACAACTTTAATATTAGTATTGTTGGCGCTGGGTTTGGGTGGTTTCGTGTATTTCCATGAAATTAGAAGTGCAACTCAGCAAGAAGAAGTCAAGGCGAAACAACAGCAAATTTTCACGTTTGCGGAAGATGATGTGCAGTCTTTGACAGTGAAAACAAAAGCTTACACTCTGATGTTGGAACGCAACTCTCAGGGGAGTAATCCTAAATGGTTGCTGAAATATCCAGTATCAGATTCAGCCAATGATGCGATCGTTTCTTATTTAATGGATTTGTTGGTTAAAGGTAAGAGCAATAACACTGTATCAACCTTTGCTAACCAACTAACAGAATTTGGTTTAGCTCAACCCAACGCCACCATTGAGATTAAACTGAAAAATCAGCAAACCCATCAGTTAATTTTGGGCAAATCTAATTTTAATAATCGTTTTGTGTATGCTCAAGCTGACTCAGGTACACAACCAAACGGCAATATCAATGTATTATTAGTATCTACCGATTTTGTCAATGCCGTTAACAGGGAGTTATCAGAATGGCGACAAACTGTTGATAACAGCAAATCAACACCTTTACCCACTAATCTTCCTCTCCCAACACCTTAGAAGAAGTATAAAGTATGAAAAGTGAATATAGCAGTTCTCATTCCAGTGAGGTACATTTCCCTAGCCTCTAGCCTCTAGCCTCTTTTCTCCATCTACTTGTACTGCACTCAACCAAGAAACGCTATAAACTCAAATAAAATTTATTGAATTACGCATTATTTTATGTCCACGACAACTGCCACCCTGCTCATTTCTTGTCCTGATCAAAGAGGACTTGTTGCCAAAATTGCTAACTTTATTTATGCCAATGGTGGCAATATTATTCATGCAGATCAGCACACAGATTTTTCGGCGGGGTTATTTCTCACTCGTATAGAATGGCAGTTAGAAGGATTTAATTTACCTAAAGATTTAATTGGCCCAGCCTTTAATGCGATCGCTCAACCTTTGGGCGCTAAATGGCAACTTCATTTTTCTGATACTATACCACGCATCGCAATTTGGGTCAGCCGCCAAGACCACTGTCTTTATGATTTAATTTGGCGACACCGTGCTAAAGAATTTGCCGCCGAAATTCCGTTAATTATTAGCAATCATCCTCATTTAAAAGTAGCCGCCGAGCAATTTGGGATTGATTTTCATCACATTCCCATTACAAAAGAAAACAAACCAGAACAAGAAGCTAAACAATTGGAATTATTGCGGCAATACAAAATTGATTTGGTTGTATTGGCAAAATATATGCAAATTGTCAGTTCTGATTTTATTGCTCAATTTCCTCAAATTATTAATATTCACCACTCATTTTTACCAGCTTTTGTTGGTGCAAATCCCTATCACAGAGCTTTTGAAAGAGGCGTAAAAATCATTGGTGCAACTTCTCATTATGTGACTCAAGATTTAGATGCGGGGCCAATTATTGAACAAGATGTAGTGAGAGTTAGCCACCGCGATGAAGTAGAAGATTTGGTCAGAAAAGGTAAAGATTTAGAGAGAATAGTATTAGCTAGAGCGGTACGATTACACTTACAAAACCGTGTGTTAGTTTATGGTAATCGCACAGTCGTATTTGAGTAAATTACTAAATTAGGTTGCTCAAATACTCGATAAACTTATTGCTGCTTTCCGGACTGATAAACCTCTGGTAATCGCCACCAAGGAACATGAGGATATTCGTGATGTTCTTTATGATAACCAAAATGGTAGCAAGTAATAAATGACCAAAACACAGGTAAATGTGTACTGCGTGTACAGTGCGGACTTGTGTATCCTTCTGCAAGTCTTCTATGAGGAAGAAATGTGCCGAAATAAAATAATTGAATTGAACTCAAAATAGATGGTATACACCAAAATAAAATCAGATTAGCTTCATGTATCTTACAGATATATCTCAGAAAAATATATACCAATATAAATCTTAGATGTTGTCGCCAATTCCAATATGATTTAATGAAGTTAAAATACCAAGCGAAAAAGTTTTGCTGCTGATGATCATAAAAATCTGGGTCATCTTTAGTAGCAGGATAGCGGTGATGTGACCAGTGTTTTTGGAGTAGCTCTTGATAAGAAAATAGTGCGTACAAAAATACACATATTCTACCTATCCAATTATTAATTTTAGGATTCTGGGGAAAAACTACACCGTGCATCGCATCATGAGCAGTAATAAATAATCCTGTATATAAAAATGTCTGCCAAAGTAACGCTATAGCTATTAAGGGAAT from the Aulosira sp. FACHB-615 genome contains:
- a CDS encoding ABC transporter permease, with product MGIVLANIIAIYRRELQSYFVSPLAYAIAGVFWFISGLFFVTILFGPDGILPAVAAIDLQGQQGVPVPLIDVPYEFIRAFLDRMGWLLLFILPILSMGLYAEERKRGTLELLATSPLTNWAVAVGKLLGVVTFLITMVAPLLIFEAIAIGASNPPMSPVILLVGHLGLILLAAAILSLGMFVSSLTDSTILAAVMTFALVLLLLFVDLIAKSIGGPVGEAIAHLSLLKHFNTFIQGIFDTSALILFASYIFLGIFLTAQSIDALRFQRQ
- a CDS encoding Gldg family protein gives rise to the protein MKKITKKQPWKYLFWLGPFLFMVGFTAGLVSGSWGLLPLAFMIPGIAIIGFWVFWQSQHSRWWASRSTQAGTNAVVATAAVLVILGLINFLGVRYQLRQDLTETQLFTLAPQSQELVRRLPQTVKIWVFDTNQNPQDRELLENYQRQSSKFQFEYVDPQSRPGIAERFGVKEYGEVYLESGNKRQLVQSLNVNERLSEIKLTNRLQQLINSTVIKAYFVQGHGEHPLTGGESGISQAVQGLSEKGYTVEPLNLADKLQVPNDAAVVVVAGAKRGFFDAEVKALQDYLNRGGNLLLMIDPDTDPKLSPLLQEWGVRLDNRLAVDVSGAGVGLGPAAPIITDYGQHPITKDFGNGISFYRLARPVEITSVAGVESTPLVRTKAYPNSWAESDLKSEKLEFNPDKDLKGPLTLGAALTRKLPATPSPTTQAPATPTPTATPTPTTPAPATPLPTPTTQAQATPTPLPTPTTQPTPTPTTAEKSEQTPKESRLVVFGNSDFATDGVFQQQLNGDVFLNSVSWLSQQDQQTLSIRPKEPKNRRITLSTSQANVLTLSSLLVLPLLGFLTAAFIWWRRR
- a CDS encoding DUF4340 domain-containing protein, encoding MKFPKTTLILVLLALGLGGFVYFHEIRSATQQEEVKAKQQQIFTFAEDDVQSLTVKTKAYTLMLERNSQGSNPKWLLKYPVSDSANDAIVSYLMDLLVKGKSNNTVSTFANQLTEFGLAQPNATIEIKLKNQQTHQLILGKSNFNNRFVYAQADSGTQPNGNINVLLVSTDFVNAVNRELSEWRQTVDNSKSTPLPTNLPLPTP
- the purU gene encoding formyltetrahydrofolate deformylase, which encodes MSTTTATLLISCPDQRGLVAKIANFIYANGGNIIHADQHTDFSAGLFLTRIEWQLEGFNLPKDLIGPAFNAIAQPLGAKWQLHFSDTIPRIAIWVSRQDHCLYDLIWRHRAKEFAAEIPLIISNHPHLKVAAEQFGIDFHHIPITKENKPEQEAKQLELLRQYKIDLVVLAKYMQIVSSDFIAQFPQIINIHHSFLPAFVGANPYHRAFERGVKIIGATSHYVTQDLDAGPIIEQDVVRVSHRDEVEDLVRKGKDLERIVLARAVRLHLQNRVLVYGNRTVVFE
- the crtW gene encoding beta-carotene ketolase CrtW, translated to MTQIDSLSSQSKQPDFVINAEAKTSPGILIAGLILGLWVISITLFFLINIYQTPIPLIAIALLWQTFLYTGLFITAHDAMHGVVFPQNPKINNWIGRICVFLYALFSYQELLQKHWSHHRYPATKDDPDFYDHQQQNFFAWYFNFIKSYWNWRQHLRFILVYIFLRYICKIHEANLILFWCIPSILSSIQLFYFGTFLPHRRLAEGYTSPHCTRSTHLPVFWSFITCYHFGYHKEHHEYPHVPWWRLPEVYQSGKQQ